The Sinomonas sp. P10A9 genome includes a window with the following:
- a CDS encoding SRPBCC family protein, whose amino-acid sequence MTDTTDAASAENPTEVRVADFLAEPPAAVWRALTTPELLAEWLMPNDFAPVVGHRFHFRTEPIPATRFSGVIACEVLELREPELLVISWADESEENDMATTVTFRLEAHDGGTRLTVVQAGYRAGHSGDQMARRIMGGGWGGRIVPRLKEVLGREVLGREAR is encoded by the coding sequence ATGACTGACACGACTGACGCCGCAAGCGCCGAGAACCCCACCGAAGTACGCGTAGCGGACTTCCTTGCCGAACCGCCCGCCGCCGTCTGGCGCGCCCTCACCACGCCGGAGCTCCTCGCGGAGTGGCTCATGCCCAACGACTTCGCGCCCGTGGTCGGCCACCGCTTCCACTTCCGCACCGAGCCCATTCCCGCGACGCGCTTCTCCGGGGTCATCGCGTGCGAGGTCCTCGAGCTCCGCGAACCCGAGCTGCTCGTCATCTCGTGGGCGGACGAGTCGGAGGAAAACGACATGGCGACGACGGTCACCTTCCGGCTCGAGGCGCACGACGGCGGCACTCGCCTTACCGTGGTCCAGGCCGGCTACCGCGCGGGTCACTCCGGTGACCAGATGGCACGCCGGATCATGGGCGGCGGCTGGGGCGGTAGGATTGTCCCGCGGCTCAAGGAAGTCTTGGGTCGCGAGGTTCTGGGTCGCGAGGCCCGCTGA
- a CDS encoding ArsR/SmtB family transcription factor, whose product MPRQSKETPTDHVFAALAHPVRRDLLAALLDGAQTAQALADRYEMARPSVAEHLKVLRGVGLVDERQAGRHRYYSLTPEPLRLLRVWLEPYEQFWRGRVPRLAALLQKDKDKDKDKDKDYD is encoded by the coding sequence ATGCCCCGCCAGAGCAAGGAGACCCCCACGGACCATGTGTTCGCGGCGCTCGCGCACCCCGTGCGCAGGGATCTCCTCGCCGCGCTCCTCGACGGTGCGCAGACCGCGCAAGCGCTCGCGGACCGCTACGAGATGGCCCGCCCGAGCGTCGCCGAACACCTCAAGGTGCTGCGCGGCGTCGGACTCGTGGACGAGCGGCAGGCCGGCCGCCATCGCTACTACTCCCTCACCCCCGAACCGCTCCGGCTCCTGCGCGTGTGGCTCGAACCCTACGAGCAGTTCTGGCGTGGACGGGTCCCGCGCCTTGCAGCTCTCCTGCAGAAGGACAAGGACAAGGACAAGGACAAGGACAAGGACTATGACTGA
- a CDS encoding NADPH-dependent F420 reductase encodes MSDITIIGTGNMARGLASRAVAAGKSVQLLAHEDKAKAEAIASELGGTFTTGVVGDPIDGSIVIPAIYFDASKTIATQYGDSLAGKVYVDITNPVDFSTFDGLAVPAGTSAAEELQKVTPAKVVKAFNTTFGGTLVSGAVSGQQLDVLIAGDDETAVKAVSDFASAASLNPVEVGPLRRAQQLEQTGFLNILLSANEALPAYQWNSALKFLPAV; translated from the coding sequence ATGAGCGACATCACTATCATCGGCACCGGCAACATGGCCCGCGGTCTCGCGTCCCGCGCCGTGGCCGCCGGCAAGAGCGTGCAGCTCCTGGCCCACGAGGACAAGGCCAAGGCAGAGGCGATCGCTTCCGAGCTCGGCGGCACGTTCACCACCGGCGTGGTCGGCGACCCGATCGACGGCTCCATCGTGATCCCGGCCATCTACTTCGACGCCTCCAAGACCATCGCGACCCAGTACGGCGATTCGCTCGCGGGCAAGGTCTACGTGGACATCACGAACCCCGTCGACTTCTCGACCTTCGACGGTCTGGCCGTCCCTGCCGGCACCTCCGCCGCCGAGGAACTCCAGAAGGTCACCCCGGCCAAGGTCGTCAAGGCGTTCAACACGACGTTCGGCGGCACGCTCGTCTCCGGCGCCGTCTCCGGGCAGCAGCTCGACGTCCTCATCGCCGGCGACGACGAGACTGCCGTCAAGGCCGTCTCCGACTTCGCCTCCGCCGCGAGCCTCAACCCGGTCGAGGTCGGCCCGCTGCGTCGCGCCCAGCAGCTCGAGCAGACCGGTTTCCTGAACATCTTGCTCTCCGCCAACGAGGCGCTCCCCGCCTACCAGTGGAACTCGGCCCTGAAGTTCCTCCCGGCCGTCTGA
- a CDS encoding SRPBCC family protein: protein MTDSPESESESESESTESRVVAYERVVNAPAAAIFELIADPAAQPRWDGNENLREAPTGQRVTAVGDVFTMTLTKDAVRENHVVEFEEGRRIAWMPAEGGRSPIGQLWRWELEPRGEAQTLVRHTYDWTRLEDPQRLPRARATTADKLQASVDRLAALAEQEA, encoded by the coding sequence ATGACAGATTCCCCCGAATCCGAATCCGAATCCGAATCCGAATCCACTGAATCCCGTGTCGTGGCCTACGAGCGCGTGGTCAACGCGCCCGCTGCTGCCATCTTCGAGCTCATCGCTGACCCTGCGGCCCAACCCCGCTGGGACGGCAACGAGAACCTTCGCGAGGCACCGACCGGCCAGCGCGTCACCGCGGTGGGCGATGTCTTCACCATGACCCTCACGAAGGACGCGGTCCGTGAGAACCACGTGGTCGAATTCGAGGAGGGCCGCCGCATCGCATGGATGCCTGCGGAGGGGGGCAGGTCCCCGATCGGCCAGCTGTGGCGATGGGAGCTCGAGCCGCGCGGCGAGGCGCAGACGCTCGTGCGCCACACCTACGACTGGACCCGGCTGGAGGACCCGCAGCGTCTCCCGCGCGCCCGCGCGACGACGGCCGACAAGCTCCAGGCATCCGTGGATCGGCTGGCGGCGCTCGCGGAACAGGAAGCGTAG
- a CDS encoding alpha/beta fold hydrolase, producing MTAAAPFVLLHGWACPTATWRAVAERLTAAGHDVVVPELLGYGSDPSRLLERAWTLEAAAHDVARVLERAGSPAVLAGHSLGGSVAATVAALRPELVTAVAFVGMVPVPPGAATAERLSRMFLGSEGPPSREAIEACLAAWYGTVPEDPGLAAELKTAFGVPGPVLRGSLRAALGGVQPGVTETLTGPVAVVLGANDCTRPPEDVERLLAAHPDWSLTTVPDAGHMVQWEAPDACASALASLAEGL from the coding sequence ATGACCGCCGCCGCGCCGTTCGTCCTCCTGCACGGCTGGGCGTGCCCGACCGCGACCTGGAGGGCTGTGGCGGAGCGACTCACCGCGGCGGGGCACGACGTAGTGGTCCCCGAGCTCCTCGGATACGGATCTGACCCGTCGCGTCTTCTGGAGCGAGCCTGGACCCTCGAGGCCGCCGCGCACGACGTCGCACGCGTTCTCGAGCGTGCCGGCTCACCCGCCGTCTTGGCCGGCCATTCTCTGGGCGGGTCCGTGGCGGCGACCGTTGCCGCGCTCCGACCCGAGCTCGTGACCGCCGTGGCGTTCGTCGGGATGGTTCCCGTACCCCCGGGCGCCGCGACGGCCGAGCGCCTCTCGAGAATGTTCCTGGGGTCCGAGGGCCCACCCTCACGCGAGGCGATCGAGGCGTGCCTGGCGGCCTGGTACGGCACAGTCCCGGAGGATCCAGGGCTCGCCGCCGAGCTCAAGACGGCCTTCGGCGTGCCCGGACCCGTGCTGCGCGGCTCCCTACGGGCTGCGCTCGGCGGGGTGCAGCCCGGGGTGACCGAGACGCTCACCGGGCCAGTCGCCGTCGTGCTGGGAGCGAATGACTGCACGCGCCCGCCCGAGGACGTCGAACGCCTCCTCGCGGCCCACCCGGACTGGTCGCTGACGACGGTCCCGGACGCCGGCCACATGGTGCAGTGGGAGGCCCCGGACGCGTGCGCGTCTGCGCTCGCGTCGCTCGCCGAGGGACTTTAG
- a CDS encoding acyl-CoA dehydrogenase family protein translates to MTTDIGPAAASAPSTTAGPLTNDPSPAGPLPAEPARKPSGPEESRAVMEASRQTEWERPSFAKALYLGDFQWDLIHPVPESSAGDVERGDAFLRSLEELARTMDGSRIEAEDRIPDEYLRSLADIGAFGMKIPVEYGGLGLPLAYYGRALMLLGSVHPSIGALLSAHQSIGVPEPVKMFGSAEQKQEFLPRCAAGAVTAFLLTEPDVGSDPARLTTTAQLSADGQSYTLNGSKLWTTNGVIAELVVIMAKVLPHEAAGAAPDTVPAGKGGITAFVVEMDSPGITVENRNSFMGLKGLENGVTRFDGVRVPAANRVGREGQGLKIALTTLNTGRLSIPALCAGGGKWSLKIAREWSAARVQWGQPIGEHEAVASKIAFIAATSFALEAVFEVYAATAEAGMKDVRIEAALAKLWTSEMSYTIADELLQIRGGRGYETAESLRARGERAVPAEQLVRDLRINRIFEGSTEIMRLLIAREAVDAHLAAAGDLARADATFAEKARAAKDASGFYAKWLPKLLAGEGNDPRAYREFGALGKHLRYIERASRRLARHTFAGMGRWQTALERRQVFLGRIVDIGAELFAMAAACSWSEHLRIVGADGADTARDLAEAFCEQSRRRVEALFNALWDNTDDADRHLARRVLAGEFTWLEAGVLDPSEGTGPWIAPRPEGHSTKADLRRRIR, encoded by the coding sequence ATGACCACGGATATCGGCCCGGCCGCCGCCTCGGCCCCGTCTACCACCGCTGGACCTCTCACGAACGATCCTTCACCCGCCGGACCTCTCCCCGCCGAGCCAGCCCGCAAACCGTCTGGCCCGGAGGAGTCCCGCGCCGTCATGGAGGCCAGCCGCCAGACGGAATGGGAGCGGCCGAGCTTCGCCAAGGCCCTCTACCTCGGGGACTTCCAGTGGGACCTCATCCACCCGGTCCCCGAGTCCTCGGCGGGGGACGTCGAGCGTGGCGATGCCTTCCTCCGCAGCCTTGAGGAGCTCGCCCGGACGATGGACGGCTCACGCATCGAGGCCGAGGACCGGATTCCCGACGAGTACCTCCGCTCGCTCGCCGACATCGGCGCGTTCGGGATGAAGATCCCCGTGGAGTACGGCGGGCTCGGGCTCCCGCTCGCGTACTATGGGCGCGCCCTCATGCTCCTGGGGTCGGTGCACCCGTCCATCGGTGCGCTGCTCTCGGCGCACCAGTCGATCGGCGTGCCGGAGCCGGTGAAGATGTTCGGCTCGGCCGAGCAGAAGCAGGAATTCCTCCCCCGGTGTGCCGCGGGCGCCGTCACCGCGTTCCTCCTCACGGAGCCAGACGTGGGCTCGGACCCCGCGCGTCTCACGACGACCGCGCAGCTGTCCGCGGACGGTCAGAGCTACACCCTCAACGGGTCGAAGCTGTGGACCACGAACGGGGTCATCGCGGAGCTCGTGGTCATCATGGCCAAGGTGCTCCCGCATGAGGCCGCCGGCGCGGCACCAGACACCGTTCCTGCCGGCAAGGGCGGCATCACGGCGTTCGTCGTCGAGATGGACTCTCCCGGAATCACCGTCGAGAACCGCAACTCCTTCATGGGGCTCAAGGGCCTCGAAAACGGCGTCACGAGGTTCGACGGCGTGCGGGTGCCGGCCGCGAACCGCGTGGGCCGCGAGGGACAGGGGCTCAAGATCGCGCTCACGACCCTCAACACAGGCCGCCTCTCGATCCCCGCGCTGTGCGCAGGCGGCGGGAAGTGGTCCCTCAAGATCGCCCGCGAGTGGTCCGCCGCGCGCGTCCAATGGGGGCAGCCGATCGGCGAGCACGAGGCCGTTGCCAGCAAGATCGCGTTCATCGCCGCAACCTCCTTCGCCCTCGAGGCGGTCTTCGAGGTGTACGCCGCGACCGCCGAGGCAGGCATGAAGGACGTGCGCATCGAGGCGGCGCTTGCGAAGCTCTGGACCTCTGAGATGTCCTACACCATCGCGGACGAGCTCCTGCAGATCCGTGGCGGCCGCGGCTATGAGACGGCCGAGTCGCTGCGTGCCCGCGGCGAGCGCGCGGTCCCGGCCGAGCAGCTCGTGCGGGACTTGCGCATCAACCGGATCTTCGAGGGGTCCACGGAGATCATGCGGCTGCTCATCGCCCGCGAGGCGGTGGACGCCCATCTGGCGGCCGCCGGGGACCTCGCGCGCGCGGACGCGACGTTCGCCGAGAAGGCCCGCGCCGCGAAGGACGCCTCGGGCTTCTACGCCAAGTGGCTGCCCAAGCTCCTCGCCGGCGAGGGCAACGACCCGCGTGCCTATCGGGAGTTCGGCGCGCTCGGGAAGCACTTGCGCTACATCGAGCGTGCCTCGCGCCGGCTCGCGCGGCACACCTTCGCCGGCATGGGCCGCTGGCAGACCGCCCTCGAGCGCCGGCAGGTTTTCCTGGGGCGCATCGTCGACATCGGCGCAGAGCTCTTCGCGATGGCGGCCGCGTGCAGCTGGTCCGAGCACCTGCGGATCGTCGGCGCCGATGGTGCCGACACGGCCCGCGACCTCGCGGAGGCGTTCTGCGAGCAGTCGCGCCGCCGCGTCGAGGCGCTCTTCAACGCGCTGTGGGACAACACGGACGACGCCGACCGGCACCTCGCGCGCCGCGTCCTCGCCGGGGAATTCACTTGGCTCGAGGCCGGGGTGCTCGATCCTTCCGAGGGGACCGGCCCGTGGATCGCCCCCCGCCCCGAGGGGCACAGCACGAAGGCGGACCTGCGCCGCCGCATCCGGTGA
- a CDS encoding amino acid permease: protein MQAPDNLAAPHRDDSAADTLASRTAESETRARLRPRHLTMIALGGIIGASLFVGSGSVIRTVGPAALLSYAIGGALVVLVMRMLGEMSTNRPVVGSFMEYARDGLGNWAGFTIGWLYWYFWVGVVAFEAVVVGRIFHEWFPSVPDWTFALAGMLVFTFTNLMSLRSFGETEFWLASIKVTTIVVFLGVGTLYVLGIIPGSTGSLSNITDHGFMPFGWTAVLNGVAVVIFSYFGTEIVTMAAAESDQPAKGVAKATNTVVWRILLFYVGSVAILLMVVPWDELPAKVSPFAFAFGRFGLPGAEQVMNAVVLTAALSVLNSGLYSGSRMLFALSKHGYAPRWVEDRNRAGVPWKAILLSTVVGYAAIGANYVAPKDVFDFIMNSAGCVALFVYAFVAVTQWRLRNRMSADERAGLKLKMWLHPWLNAVVLAAVGLIVIVMAFDPEAAPQVWLSLGALALLLVVYPFVRRRAERGGRADRTASVASSADDAELSPSVEHVA from the coding sequence ATGCAGGCACCTGACAACCTGGCTGCGCCCCACCGAGATGATTCAGCCGCCGATACCCTCGCGAGCCGGACAGCGGAGTCCGAGACCCGCGCGAGGCTCAGGCCGCGGCACCTGACCATGATCGCCCTCGGCGGCATCATCGGAGCGAGCCTCTTCGTGGGCTCAGGCTCGGTGATCCGCACAGTGGGCCCCGCCGCGCTCCTCTCGTACGCGATCGGCGGCGCCCTCGTGGTGCTCGTCATGCGGATGCTCGGCGAGATGTCCACAAACCGCCCCGTCGTGGGCTCCTTCATGGAGTACGCCCGGGACGGCCTCGGCAACTGGGCCGGGTTCACGATCGGCTGGCTCTACTGGTACTTCTGGGTCGGCGTCGTGGCCTTCGAGGCCGTCGTCGTCGGCCGGATCTTCCACGAGTGGTTCCCGAGCGTCCCCGACTGGACGTTCGCGCTCGCGGGCATGCTGGTCTTCACCTTCACGAACCTCATGTCCCTGCGCTCGTTCGGCGAGACTGAGTTCTGGCTCGCGTCCATCAAGGTCACCACCATCGTCGTGTTCCTCGGCGTCGGCACCCTCTACGTCCTCGGCATCATCCCCGGCTCAACGGGATCCCTCTCGAACATCACGGACCACGGGTTCATGCCCTTCGGCTGGACCGCGGTGCTCAACGGCGTCGCCGTCGTGATCTTCAGCTACTTCGGCACGGAGATCGTCACGATGGCCGCGGCCGAGTCCGACCAGCCGGCCAAGGGCGTCGCGAAGGCCACCAACACAGTGGTCTGGCGCATCCTGCTCTTCTATGTCGGCTCGGTCGCCATCCTGCTCATGGTGGTCCCGTGGGACGAGCTCCCGGCCAAGGTGAGCCCCTTCGCCTTCGCCTTCGGCCGCTTCGGGCTCCCCGGCGCCGAGCAGGTGATGAACGCCGTCGTGCTCACCGCCGCGCTCTCGGTGCTCAACTCCGGCCTGTACTCCGGCTCGCGCATGCTGTTCGCGCTCTCGAAGCACGGCTACGCGCCGCGATGGGTCGAGGACCGCAACCGCGCGGGGGTGCCGTGGAAGGCGATCCTGCTGTCGACCGTCGTGGGCTACGCGGCCATCGGCGCGAATTACGTGGCCCCGAAGGACGTCTTCGACTTCATCATGAACTCCGCGGGCTGCGTCGCGCTCTTCGTCTACGCGTTCGTGGCCGTGACCCAGTGGCGTCTGCGCAACCGCATGAGCGCCGACGAGCGGGCGGGCCTCAAGCTCAAGATGTGGCTGCACCCCTGGCTCAACGCCGTGGTCCTCGCCGCCGTGGGGCTCATCGTGATTGTCATGGCCTTCGACCCGGAGGCCGCCCCGCAGGTCTGGCTCAGCCTCGGTGCGCTCGCCCTGCTCCTCGTCGTGTACCCGTTCGTTCGGCGTCGTGCCGAGCGTGGCGGCAGGGCAGATCGGACCGCCTCCGTCGCGAGCTCGGCGGACGACGCCGAGCTGTCGCCTTCCGTGGAGCACGTCGCCTGA
- the glgX gene encoding glycogen debranching protein GlgX → MEALAEAPGHAAALGATLTESGADFALLSTTADAVDLCLLDESGAETRYPMSADRGLWTVRVPGVRAGQRYGYRVDGPWDPNRGLRHNPHKLLLDPYAKAIDGRLRWGPEMYAFDLTDPSKPDRADNRDKTFVSVVVDTAYDWGKETRPRTPFNRTVIYEAHVKGLTKLHPDVPVQHRGTYAGLAHPSVVAHLKRIGVTAVELLPVQQFVNDEPRDGRSNYWGYNPIAYFAPHNAYAAACAGRDPSPATGRGPERRAAPCGGQVAEFKDMVKTLHEAGIEVFLDVVYNHSGEGGADGPNLCFRGIDNAAYYHLVPGDEANYEDYTGTHNTLNVGSPTVLRMVMDSLRYWVQEMHVDGFRFDLAPALARASERVDMLSTLLELMDSDPVLEGIKLIAEPWDLGPDGYQLGNFPPRWVEWNGRFRDVVRDFWRGKPGVVAELAKRLTGSADLYQDDGRQPSASVNFVTAHDGFTLRDLVSYNSKHNAANGQGDSDGESDNHSWNCGIEGPTQDPEITALRARQTRNLMISCVLAQGVPMLRHGDELGHTQEGNNNAYCQDNPISWIDWASADEDLIAFTSKLVRLRHDYPVFRRRTFFDGRPVAPAEGIRLPDILWLNADGTPRTENEWGESWSKSLACYLSGKAVRTRPNEPENDFLVVLNASSRSVLHRAPNEYFPAEWEVVLTSWDGPVPTRILAGSSYSVPGRTAWVLRSIAEPATS, encoded by the coding sequence GTGGAAGCGCTGGCGGAGGCTCCCGGCCATGCTGCCGCCCTTGGAGCGACGTTGACCGAGAGCGGCGCGGACTTCGCGCTTCTCTCCACGACAGCGGACGCGGTCGATCTGTGCCTGTTGGACGAGTCCGGGGCCGAGACCCGGTACCCGATGTCGGCGGACCGCGGGCTCTGGACCGTGCGTGTGCCAGGGGTCCGCGCGGGTCAGCGGTACGGTTACCGCGTCGATGGACCCTGGGACCCGAACAGGGGCCTGCGCCATAATCCCCACAAGCTCCTGCTGGACCCTTACGCCAAGGCTATCGACGGCCGGCTCCGCTGGGGGCCCGAGATGTATGCCTTCGACCTCACCGACCCGTCCAAGCCGGACCGCGCGGACAACCGGGACAAGACGTTCGTGTCCGTCGTCGTCGACACCGCCTACGACTGGGGAAAGGAGACTCGCCCCAGGACCCCGTTCAACAGGACGGTGATCTACGAGGCCCACGTCAAGGGCCTGACGAAGCTGCATCCGGACGTCCCCGTCCAGCACCGCGGAACCTATGCCGGGCTTGCCCATCCGTCGGTCGTGGCACACCTCAAGCGGATCGGCGTGACGGCTGTGGAACTCCTGCCCGTCCAGCAGTTCGTCAACGACGAGCCTCGCGACGGCAGGTCGAACTACTGGGGCTACAACCCCATCGCGTACTTCGCGCCCCACAACGCGTATGCGGCCGCATGTGCCGGCAGAGACCCTTCCCCGGCCACCGGACGCGGCCCCGAACGCCGGGCAGCACCATGTGGCGGACAGGTCGCGGAGTTCAAGGACATGGTCAAGACCCTCCACGAGGCCGGCATCGAGGTGTTCCTCGACGTGGTCTACAACCACTCCGGCGAAGGCGGAGCCGACGGCCCCAATCTGTGCTTCCGCGGGATCGACAACGCGGCCTACTACCATCTCGTCCCGGGCGATGAGGCCAACTACGAGGACTACACGGGGACCCACAACACCCTCAACGTGGGGTCTCCGACGGTCCTGCGCATGGTGATGGACTCGCTCCGCTATTGGGTGCAGGAAATGCACGTGGACGGCTTCCGATTCGACCTCGCCCCGGCGCTGGCCCGCGCGTCCGAGCGGGTCGATATGCTGTCCACCCTTCTCGAACTGATGGACTCCGACCCGGTGCTCGAAGGGATCAAGCTGATCGCCGAACCATGGGACCTCGGCCCCGACGGCTACCAGCTCGGCAACTTTCCTCCCCGATGGGTTGAGTGGAACGGCAGGTTCCGCGACGTCGTCCGAGACTTCTGGCGGGGCAAGCCGGGGGTCGTGGCCGAGCTCGCCAAGCGCTTGACAGGCTCCGCAGACCTCTACCAGGACGACGGCCGGCAACCCAGCGCGTCCGTGAACTTCGTGACGGCCCACGACGGCTTCACGTTGCGGGACCTCGTCTCCTACAACAGCAAGCACAACGCGGCGAACGGGCAGGGGGACAGCGACGGCGAGTCCGATAACCATTCCTGGAACTGCGGTATTGAGGGACCCACCCAGGACCCCGAGATCACCGCGCTCCGCGCACGCCAGACGCGCAACCTGATGATCAGCTGCGTCCTGGCCCAGGGAGTCCCCATGCTGCGCCACGGAGACGAACTAGGCCATACCCAGGAAGGCAACAACAATGCCTACTGCCAGGACAACCCGATCTCCTGGATTGACTGGGCCTCGGCCGACGAAGACCTCATCGCGTTCACCTCGAAGCTCGTTCGGCTTCGCCACGACTACCCCGTGTTCCGGCGGCGAACCTTCTTCGACGGAAGGCCCGTGGCCCCGGCAGAGGGCATTCGGCTCCCTGACATCCTGTGGCTCAACGCGGACGGAACGCCGCGGACAGAGAACGAGTGGGGCGAGTCCTGGAGCAAGTCCTTGGCCTGCTACCTGAGCGGGAAGGCCGTGCGGACCCGCCCGAACGAACCCGAGAACGACTTCCTCGTCGTGCTCAACGCATCCTCCCGGTCCGTACTCCACCGGGCCCCGAATGAGTACTTCCCGGCAGAGTGGGAGGTCGTCCTGACAAGCTGGGACGGCCCGGTACCGACGCGGATTCTGGCCGGCAGCTCATACAGCGTGCCCGGACGCACCGCCTGGGTCCTCCGGTCCATAGCGGAGCCGGCGACCAGTTGA
- a CDS encoding three-helix bundle dimerization domain-containing protein — MSETETDKDAIVSAVAGRLSARFPTVPRPRLEGIVGEEYDALAEGRITTYIPTLIEHGARTRLRQESSVKASGRPFQT; from the coding sequence GTGAGCGAAACTGAGACCGATAAGGACGCGATTGTCAGCGCCGTTGCAGGGCGCCTTTCGGCCCGATTTCCGACGGTGCCGCGACCACGTCTCGAAGGCATCGTAGGGGAGGAGTACGATGCCCTGGCTGAGGGTCGGATCACGACCTACATTCCCACCCTGATCGAACACGGCGCCAGGACTCGGCTTCGTCAGGAATCCAGCGTGAAAGCATCCGGTCGCCCGTTCCAGACGTGA
- a CDS encoding cache domain-containing protein — MTVDVGHEGVARIAKWFQRTGEDVGRLARDVAADLAARLGARTNVRPGDLAGLEGLSAEFLDAHPLAIGAGAIFSPEIVSDGARVLEWWVAQPDARPTKLILDLTPGGPRYYDYEKLPFFTTALATGQQTIWGPYVDYLGSDEYILTHTAPFAVADRLAAVAGYDMRIRDLEAAIMPALRSIPGDAALLNASGRVVIGNSGRYLVGERVRSEPSDSVLIPLDVPGLGYTVLTPR; from the coding sequence ATGACTGTTGACGTGGGCCACGAGGGTGTTGCCAGGATCGCCAAGTGGTTCCAGCGGACTGGCGAGGACGTGGGCCGGCTCGCCCGCGACGTCGCCGCGGATCTCGCTGCCCGCTTGGGCGCCCGCACGAACGTCCGGCCCGGGGACCTCGCGGGCCTCGAAGGACTCTCCGCCGAGTTCCTCGACGCCCATCCCTTGGCCATCGGCGCCGGGGCGATCTTCTCGCCGGAGATCGTGTCTGACGGCGCGCGCGTCCTCGAATGGTGGGTGGCGCAGCCGGACGCCCGCCCCACGAAGCTCATCCTCGACCTCACGCCGGGTGGCCCGCGCTACTACGACTACGAGAAGCTGCCCTTCTTCACGACCGCGCTCGCCACCGGACAGCAGACCATCTGGGGGCCGTATGTGGACTATCTCGGCTCGGACGAGTACATCCTCACGCACACGGCACCGTTCGCCGTCGCCGATCGCCTCGCCGCCGTGGCCGGCTACGACATGCGCATCCGCGACCTCGAGGCCGCCATCATGCCGGCTCTTCGATCGATTCCCGGCGATGCGGCGCTCCTGAATGCCTCGGGCAGGGTGGTGATCGGCAACTCGGGCCGCTACCTGGTCGGCGAGCGCGTGCGTAGCGAGCCGAGCGACTCGGTCCTCATCCCGCTTGACGTCCCAGGGCTTGGATACACGGTGCTGACGCCGCGCTGA
- a CDS encoding FadR/GntR family transcriptional regulator, translating into MAPSIAFQSQIYRPLPEMERADSIVDRISKAITLGMLRVGERLPTEADLSEKFGVAAATLRDALAELRDQGIVETRRGRNGGTFIVKQPTTSPDEMRVHLASVSIADIRDFGDEHVAVAAETVRLACERAEPHEVERLLELGRALVFTDTPEGRAQADSRFHIELAVTAQSPRLTSAEIRLQAESVQLLWAPLAHGFDSEQAAAEHLALVRAVSEDRPDDAQRLMRLHVRRAVHHLIDTKLALEYSAAMPSDDLDE; encoded by the coding sequence GTGGCCCCCTCGATCGCCTTCCAGTCCCAGATCTACCGGCCCCTGCCGGAGATGGAGCGCGCCGACTCGATCGTCGACCGCATCTCCAAGGCGATCACGCTCGGCATGCTGAGGGTCGGCGAGCGTCTGCCCACCGAGGCCGATCTGTCCGAGAAGTTCGGCGTCGCCGCCGCGACGCTGCGCGATGCGCTCGCCGAGCTGCGCGATCAGGGGATCGTCGAGACCCGGCGTGGCCGCAATGGCGGCACCTTCATCGTCAAGCAGCCCACGACGTCGCCCGACGAGATGCGCGTGCATCTCGCCAGCGTCTCGATCGCCGACATCAGGGACTTCGGGGACGAGCACGTAGCCGTCGCCGCTGAGACCGTACGCCTGGCCTGCGAGCGCGCCGAGCCGCACGAGGTAGAGCGGCTGCTCGAGCTGGGCCGTGCGCTCGTCTTCACCGACACGCCGGAGGGGCGCGCACAGGCCGACAGCCGCTTCCATATCGAGCTCGCCGTGACCGCCCAGTCGCCGCGGCTGACCTCGGCGGAGATCCGGCTCCAGGCCGAGTCCGTCCAGCTCCTCTGGGCGCCGCTGGCCCATGGATTCGACTCGGAGCAGGCCGCCGCGGAGCACCTCGCGCTCGTGCGTGCCGTCTCCGAAGACAGGCCCGACGACGCGCAGCGGCTCATGCGTCTCCACGTCCGGCGCGCCGTCCACCATCTCATCGACACCAAGCTTGCGCTCGAGTACAGCGCGGCCATGCCCAGCGACGACCTTGACGAGTAA